A part of Lacibacter sp. H407 genomic DNA contains:
- a CDS encoding FAD-dependent oxidoreductase gives MKTAYLYYSIVVLLLVSGCTAPAEKGIYTDVLVVGGGTSGTAAGIQSARLGVKTIIAEETTWLGGMISSAGVSAFDGNHNMPSGIWAEFREKIYQVYGGPKAVETGWVSNTLFEPHVADSIFKQMAAAEKQLSVMHQLRFVKAITTGTTITGATFIDIKTGDTVTIHAKHIIDATELGDVMASASVPFDVGMEADSVTNENVGVPASNDIIQDITYTAILKDYGSGADCTLVKPANYDPMEFDGCCNEFCSDPKKLASNVTAAQLLDYGKLPNDKYMINWPGKGNDIYLNLIPLTHEQRQLEIIKAKEKTIRFVYFLQTQFGFKHLDFATNEFPTTDQLPLIPYHREGRRMQGIVRFKVQHIAEPFNQAQALYRTGVSVGDYPIDHHHRENTNAPQHLNFYPVPSYNIPLGALIPQQHNGLLVTEKGISVSNIVNGTTRLQPVVLLTGQAAGALAALSVQQQKQAHEISVRTVQEVLLNARAYIMPYFDVRADHKYFAAVQRIGATGILKGKGEPFKWANRTWFYPDSTIAAATFINDYKEFANVKLTSSTVTIADAVTILATTAQQYPALQKNTNWNFSEINELQQQLATKWSSWGFTNFDPQRNITRLELAVLLDAVINPFQLKEVDHEGHYK, from the coding sequence TTGAAGACTGCATATTTATATTATTCTATTGTTGTTCTGTTGCTGGTAAGTGGTTGCACTGCTCCTGCAGAGAAAGGCATTTACACAGATGTACTTGTGGTGGGTGGTGGAACTTCCGGTACCGCTGCCGGTATACAAAGTGCAAGACTTGGTGTAAAAACAATCATTGCAGAAGAAACAACATGGCTTGGTGGAATGATCTCATCGGCAGGTGTTTCTGCATTTGATGGTAACCACAATATGCCATCGGGCATTTGGGCCGAGTTCAGGGAAAAAATTTACCAGGTATACGGCGGGCCGAAAGCCGTTGAAACAGGTTGGGTAAGTAACACGCTGTTTGAACCTCATGTGGCTGATAGTATTTTCAAACAAATGGCTGCAGCAGAGAAACAACTTTCTGTGATGCATCAGTTACGTTTTGTAAAAGCGATTACAACAGGCACAACCATTACCGGTGCAACATTCATCGACATAAAAACAGGAGATACAGTAACCATACATGCCAAACACATCATCGATGCAACAGAGTTAGGTGATGTAATGGCCAGTGCATCGGTTCCGTTTGATGTAGGGATGGAAGCAGATAGTGTTACCAATGAAAACGTGGGGGTACCTGCAAGCAATGATATTATACAAGATATTACATACACCGCTATTCTTAAAGATTATGGGAGCGGAGCAGATTGTACCCTGGTAAAACCGGCGAACTACGATCCGATGGAATTTGATGGTTGCTGCAATGAGTTTTGCAGTGATCCAAAAAAACTGGCGTCGAATGTTACAGCAGCACAACTGCTTGATTATGGTAAACTGCCCAATGACAAATACATGATCAACTGGCCGGGTAAAGGAAATGATATTTACCTGAATCTGATTCCGCTTACTCATGAGCAACGTCAACTGGAAATAATAAAGGCAAAAGAAAAAACAATCCGGTTTGTATATTTTCTGCAAACACAATTTGGATTTAAACATCTTGATTTTGCAACAAATGAATTTCCAACAACTGATCAGTTACCGTTAATTCCTTATCATCGTGAAGGAAGAAGAATGCAAGGCATCGTACGGTTTAAAGTGCAACATATTGCAGAACCATTCAATCAAGCACAGGCATTGTACCGCACAGGTGTTTCCGTTGGTGATTATCCCATTGATCATCATCACCGGGAAAATACCAATGCACCACAGCATTTAAATTTTTACCCCGTTCCATCATACAATATCCCATTAGGAGCTTTGATTCCTCAACAACACAACGGTTTACTGGTTACGGAAAAAGGTATTAGTGTAAGCAACATTGTGAACGGTACTACACGATTGCAACCTGTTGTATTATTAACAGGACAGGCTGCAGGCGCATTGGCTGCTTTAAGTGTGCAACAGCAAAAACAGGCACATGAAATTTCTGTGCGTACAGTACAGGAAGTATTGCTGAATGCGAGAGCTTACATCATGCCATACTTTGATGTGCGTGCAGATCACAAATATTTTGCTGCGGTACAGCGGATTGGTGCTACCGGAATTTTAAAAGGAAAAGGCGAGCCGTTTAAATGGGCCAACCGTACATGGTTCTATCCCGATTCTACCATTGCTGCTGCAACATTCATCAACGATTATAAAGAATTCGCTAACGTTAAACTTACTTCATCAACTGTAACTATTGCAGATGCTGTAACCATACTTGCAACAACTGCCCAACAATATCCTGCACTTCAGAAAAATACAAACTGGAATTTTTCGGAGATAAACGAATTGCAACAACAGCTCGCCACAAAATGGAGTAGCTGGGGTTTTACAAATTTCGATCCGCAACGAAACATTACACGTCTTGAACTGGCCGTGTTGCTCGATGCTGTTATCAATCCATTTCAATTGAAAGAAGTTGACCACGAGGGTCATTATAAATGA
- a CDS encoding SusC/RagA family TonB-linked outer membrane protein produces the protein MKKRMLMLLMILSSVLYVSAQELRVTGTVTNTTGAAAEGVSVTVKGGKRGTVTGSNGSFSITANKGDALVFSGIGYVAKEVTVDDAVVNVSLESAAGNLGEVVVVGYGTQRRSNITSAVATVKGDQLIKRPIASTSMALQGFAPGVVIQQGSGQPGADGGAINIRGIGSITGSSSPLIIVDGVEGVSINDVDPNIIESVSILKDAASTAVYGVRGTNGVILIKTKRGQSGKTSIAYNGFVSQQTPTNFPNLLSSVDHMILENEYSTNAGGPVIHSDAKINTYRTTAADNLNVFDTDWKDLIFQNSGLMQNHNIIINGGSDKASFLVSGTYLNQQGLVVNNSFKKYDLRLNGDINLTKKIKFTTDLFYTKSTNVQPGGMSPNEIIQRGISMARLWPAKFGNEQYGDAGQSNRINPVGAAESSGFNHAETPTLSVRFGLSAELFKNFVIDASYNARTSATEAYVARGSYDVYNPNPATNSYLLAQVIGDSALNYTNRRNITNQYNISGTYSYNLKQDHQFKLQGGFQALDNRVTAVTAGRQGLPDPNRPYLNLASPSQQTSGGSATDYSLVGFFGRFNYSYAQKYLLEVTGRYDGSSRFSQILNKQWGFFPGVSAGWVISRENFMEDVSFIDFAKLRVSYGETGNQEVGDNYPFVSTINAGTAYYFNNVLNGGSSLGNIPNEAISWETSKQSNIGIDLTVLKNRLNVTFDVYQKRVEDNLIDFPVSLAQGYTNLSTIPRNAATFVNNGWEFSATYRDKIGKFNYSITGNLSDVRTKTIDTKGRDIISGNQVTREGYPLFAYFVFLTDGLYQQGDNFTSPSNSTRTTGAGDVKYIDTNKDGVINADDRVLIGNNFPRYDYSLNLNADYKGFDLNIFLFGVGKRDNYISGVAVQPFNAGNWFASGLESALDRWTPSNTDAKYPRLYNGGNGNYVSSNYWLRNGAFMRVKHITLGYTLARAISEKLKIQQLRVYINTVNPFTFSNYEPGFDPEISNANGSFYPIMRTTTVGINLKF, from the coding sequence ATGAAAAAGCGAATGCTCATGCTGTTGATGATTCTTTCTTCGGTTCTGTATGTTTCAGCACAGGAACTACGGGTAACAGGTACTGTTACCAATACTACAGGTGCTGCGGCCGAAGGAGTTTCAGTTACAGTGAAAGGAGGCAAACGAGGAACAGTTACCGGATCGAACGGTAGCTTCTCAATTACAGCAAACAAAGGAGATGCATTGGTTTTCTCCGGCATTGGTTACGTGGCAAAAGAAGTAACCGTTGACGATGCTGTCGTAAATGTTTCACTCGAGTCTGCAGCCGGTAACTTAGGTGAAGTGGTTGTGGTAGGTTATGGTACACAACGTCGGTCAAATATTACCAGTGCTGTAGCAACGGTTAAAGGTGATCAGTTGATCAAACGTCCTATTGCTTCTACATCAATGGCATTACAAGGCTTTGCACCAGGTGTGGTAATTCAGCAAGGTTCCGGTCAGCCGGGTGCTGATGGTGGTGCTATTAATATCCGTGGTATTGGTTCTATTACCGGCAGCAGCAGTCCGCTCATTATTGTAGATGGTGTGGAAGGTGTAAGTATCAATGATGTGGATCCGAATATTATTGAAAGTGTATCTATTTTAAAAGATGCCGCTTCAACTGCTGTGTATGGTGTGCGTGGAACGAATGGTGTGATACTGATCAAAACAAAAAGAGGACAATCGGGTAAAACATCCATTGCCTACAATGGATTTGTAAGCCAGCAAACGCCTACTAATTTTCCGAATTTGTTATCGAGTGTAGATCATATGATACTCGAGAATGAGTATAGTACCAACGCAGGTGGTCCGGTGATTCATAGCGATGCAAAAATCAATACGTATCGTACAACAGCTGCCGATAATTTGAATGTATTTGATACTGATTGGAAGGATCTCATTTTCCAGAATTCCGGTTTAATGCAGAACCATAACATCATTATCAATGGCGGATCAGATAAAGCAAGCTTCCTTGTATCAGGAACCTATTTAAATCAACAAGGGTTGGTTGTAAATAACAGCTTTAAAAAGTATGATCTGCGTTTAAATGGTGACATCAATCTTACAAAGAAGATCAAATTCACAACGGATCTGTTTTATACAAAATCAACAAACGTTCAACCGGGCGGAATGTCGCCCAATGAAATTATTCAACGGGGTATTTCCATGGCACGTTTATGGCCGGCGAAATTTGGCAATGAACAATACGGCGATGCTGGCCAGTCAAACAGGATTAATCCCGTTGGTGCAGCCGAATCTTCCGGTTTTAACCATGCTGAAACGCCCACATTGTCTGTACGGTTTGGATTAAGTGCTGAGTTGTTTAAAAACTTTGTGATCGATGCATCGTACAATGCAAGAACATCTGCTACAGAAGCGTATGTTGCAAGAGGCTCGTATGATGTGTACAATCCAAACCCGGCAACAAATTCCTATTTATTGGCACAGGTTATTGGCGATTCAGCTCTTAATTATACTAACCGACGCAACATCACCAATCAGTATAATATTTCCGGAACCTATTCATATAATCTGAAGCAGGATCATCAATTTAAACTGCAAGGTGGTTTTCAGGCGTTGGATAATCGGGTAACAGCTGTTACTGCCGGTCGTCAGGGTTTACCTGATCCCAATCGTCCATATTTAAATCTTGCATCACCATCACAACAAACGTCGGGCGGTTCTGCTACAGATTATTCGTTGGTTGGTTTCTTTGGCCGATTTAATTACAGCTATGCACAAAAGTATTTGTTAGAAGTAACCGGCCGTTACGATGGTTCATCACGGTTTAGCCAGATCTTAAATAAACAGTGGGGCTTCTTCCCGGGTGTATCTGCAGGTTGGGTTATTTCGAGAGAGAATTTTATGGAGGATGTATCCTTTATTGATTTTGCAAAACTACGTGTATCGTATGGCGAAACCGGTAATCAGGAAGTGGGCGATAACTATCCGTTTGTTTCAACTATTAATGCAGGTACTGCTTATTATTTCAATAATGTTTTAAACGGTGGCTCTTCGTTGGGAAATATTCCGAATGAAGCCATTTCATGGGAAACGTCCAAACAAAGCAATATCGGTATAGATCTTACTGTATTAAAAAACAGATTGAATGTTACGTTTGATGTGTATCAAAAAAGGGTTGAAGATAATCTGATCGATTTTCCTGTTTCCCTCGCACAGGGCTATACCAACTTATCAACGATACCGAGAAATGCAGCAACGTTTGTCAACAATGGTTGGGAGTTCTCTGCAACTTATCGTGATAAGATCGGTAAGTTTAATTACAGCATTACCGGTAATCTTTCTGATGTAAGAACAAAAACCATTGATACAAAAGGCCGTGATATCATCAGTGGAAATCAGGTTACACGTGAAGGTTATCCACTGTTTGCCTACTTTGTTTTTTTAACAGATGGCTTGTATCAGCAGGGCGATAATTTCACCAGCCCTTCAAACAGCACACGCACAACAGGTGCAGGTGATGTAAAGTATATTGATACCAACAAAGATGGTGTGATCAATGCAGACGACAGGGTTTTAATTGGTAACAATTTCCCACGTTATGATTACAGTTTGAATTTGAATGCAGATTACAAAGGTTTTGATCTGAATATTTTCCTCTTTGGTGTTGGAAAACGTGACAACTATATTTCTGGGGTAGCGGTGCAACCGTTCAATGCAGGTAACTGGTTTGCTTCAGGTCTTGAATCTGCACTCGACAGATGGACTCCTTCTAACACTGATGCAAAATATCCACGTTTGTACAATGGAGGTAACGGGAATTATGTTTCATCTAACTATTGGTTGCGTAACGGTGCATTTATGCGGGTAAAGCATATTACACTTGGTTATACACTCGCCAGAGCAATTTCTGAAAAATTAAAAATTCAGCAGCTGCGTGTGTATATAAATACTGTGAATCCGTTTACGTTCTCGAATTACGAACCGGGTTTCGATCCTGAGATCAGTAACGCCAATGGTTCTTTTTATCCCATTATGCGTACTACAACTGTTGGTATAAACCTGAAATTCTAA
- a CDS encoding RagB/SusD family nutrient uptake outer membrane protein, which translates to MKHINITRVALFLFFAVTLGSCKKYLDRNPLSANSQADFYNDAAQVQQALTGVYNAIGARTISPGYSNPTTYYAKFDLFTEIGMERGLSGTIASGAYDATNGTVAEIWGGFFQVVQRANNLLLYMTKAESVMDPAEYRRVVAEAKVLRAMAYWHLISFFGDVPFFTRPPANQQELFEFVRTDKKVIIDFLLTDLESAANDLDWNPTQAGRVSKGVAKGIAARLAMLDKNYNYAATITDDIITNGGYGLNPVFQNLFRKAGQTVNVNKEIMFYYPYGDADAGSFNYLNLVQGSRNNGGQSSHFPTQFLVDLFECRDGKNIAESPLYNPAKPNANRDPRMVQTVTVPGDTLVVQGFTSIIFDFYSRYIKRYNPTTQVVDFPLTVNQDSANIFGPRVNGLGNLWKKYLQDRDINGTAGNFYKVGWVYMRFAEILLINAEAHLEKGSPAATVATSVNKVRARAGMPNVAADVLADVNKLRQLVRREKTVELANEGLHLPDMRRWDNGAYAAKVMPLQMYGEPNSPVTFTPGVGLEFVNPAPVPTFDPVYNVPIAWPNGDATRLKRELRVFRTPQHLLCPIPRGEIDKVPALTQNTDW; encoded by the coding sequence ATGAAACATATTAATATAACCAGAGTTGCCTTGTTTTTATTTTTTGCAGTTACGCTGGGTTCCTGCAAAAAGTATCTCGACCGAAATCCGCTCTCAGCCAATTCACAGGCAGATTTTTATAACGATGCTGCACAAGTGCAGCAGGCATTGACTGGTGTTTACAATGCCATTGGTGCTCGTACAATCAGTCCCGGCTATAGCAATCCCACTACCTACTATGCAAAATTTGATCTGTTTACAGAAATTGGCATGGAGCGTGGGCTTTCAGGTACCATCGCATCTGGTGCATATGATGCAACCAATGGGACCGTTGCTGAAATATGGGGCGGCTTCTTTCAGGTAGTACAGCGTGCAAATAATCTGTTGCTGTATATGACAAAGGCAGAATCTGTAATGGATCCTGCAGAATACAGAAGAGTGGTTGCTGAAGCAAAAGTATTACGTGCAATGGCGTATTGGCATCTCATTTCTTTCTTTGGTGATGTTCCTTTCTTTACCAGACCGCCGGCCAATCAGCAGGAGTTATTTGAATTTGTAAGAACGGATAAAAAGGTGATCATTGATTTTCTCTTGACCGATCTTGAGTCAGCTGCAAATGATCTCGATTGGAATCCTACGCAGGCAGGCAGAGTAAGTAAAGGCGTTGCAAAAGGTATTGCTGCACGATTGGCGATGTTGGATAAGAATTATAACTACGCAGCAACTATTACGGATGACATTATTACAAACGGCGGATATGGATTGAATCCTGTATTTCAAAATCTGTTTCGTAAAGCAGGACAAACGGTGAATGTAAACAAGGAGATCATGTTCTACTACCCGTATGGTGATGCAGATGCAGGTTCGTTTAATTATTTAAACCTGGTGCAGGGTTCACGTAATAATGGTGGGCAGTCAAGCCATTTCCCCACGCAGTTTTTAGTTGATCTGTTTGAGTGCAGAGACGGAAAAAATATTGCTGAGTCACCATTGTACAATCCTGCAAAGCCCAATGCAAACAGAGATCCACGTATGGTGCAAACGGTTACAGTTCCCGGCGATACATTAGTGGTGCAGGGCTTTACCAGTATCATTTTCGATTTTTACAGTCGTTATATCAAGCGTTATAATCCTACTACACAAGTAGTGGATTTTCCACTCACTGTGAATCAGGATAGTGCCAATATTTTTGGTCCACGTGTAAATGGTTTAGGTAATTTATGGAAAAAGTATTTACAGGACCGGGATATCAATGGAACGGCCGGAAACTTTTACAAAGTTGGTTGGGTGTATATGCGCTTTGCAGAAATATTATTGATCAATGCAGAAGCACATCTTGAAAAAGGATCGCCCGCAGCAACTGTGGCTACTTCTGTAAACAAGGTGAGAGCAAGAGCCGGTATGCCGAATGTTGCGGCTGATGTGTTGGCAGATGTAAATAAACTACGTCAATTGGTTCGCAGAGAAAAAACAGTAGAGCTTGCAAACGAAGGCTTGCATCTTCCTGATATGCGGAGATGGGATAACGGAGCGTATGCTGCTAAGGTAATGCCACTCCAAATGTATGGTGAACCAAATTCGCCTGTAACATTTACGCCTGGTGTTGGATTGGAATTTGTAAATCCTGCCCCTGTGCCAACATTTGATCCGGTTTACAATGTACCCATTGCATGGCCTAATGGTGATGCAACACGTTTGAAAAGAGAATTACGTGTATTCAGAACGCCGCAACATTTATTATGTCCAATACCACGTGGCGAAATAGATAAAGTACCGGCATTAACACAGAATACCGATTGGTAG
- a CDS encoding DUF5009 domain-containing protein produces the protein MQQRNESLDALRGFAILTMVLSGAIAYGNVLPAWMFHAQVPPPLHKFDPSIPGITWVDLVFPFFLFSMGAAIPLSLKKQLEAKKGFLIVLWIAFKRFLLLAFFALFTQHMKAWVIAEQPTAADHLLSMLAFALLFLQFYTSKNEKLKNVFLLMKVIAFSAAVFLLWKLPFWSGKGFDFYKSDIIILVLANMALFGTIIYYVTSDKPLLRIGIMPFLMAVFLAAKEPTNSWAKELFEFSAIGGWKFDWLYKFYFLKYLFIIIPGTFAGELMLRNRKQEKSDVDKPVSTTTENILAITGVVLVLLSLYGLFTRLLLLNLITTASFCMIGFYVVRHVSTTNLYKQLLHAGTYLLLLGLFFESYEGGIKKDPSTYSYYFVTSGLAFFSLISFSVMSKRRFFSSITNYLALNGKNPMVAYVAGNLLLLPLLQLTQTKQYWDAMNQNFFMGLMKGVLFTAVVSLITIFFVKRNWFWKT, from the coding sequence ATGCAACAACGAAACGAAAGCCTGGATGCACTTCGTGGCTTTGCCATATTAACGATGGTGTTAAGCGGTGCAATTGCATATGGGAATGTATTACCTGCATGGATGTTTCATGCACAGGTGCCGCCACCGTTGCACAAGTTCGATCCATCGATTCCGGGCATTACATGGGTTGATCTTGTGTTTCCTTTTTTTCTGTTTAGTATGGGTGCTGCTATTCCGTTGTCGTTGAAAAAGCAGCTGGAAGCGAAGAAAGGATTTTTGATTGTGTTGTGGATAGCGTTCAAACGTTTTTTATTGCTGGCCTTCTTTGCTTTGTTTACACAGCACATGAAAGCATGGGTTATTGCTGAACAACCAACGGCAGCCGATCATTTGCTGTCGATGCTGGCATTTGCATTATTGTTCTTACAGTTCTATACCAGCAAAAATGAAAAGTTGAAAAACGTTTTTCTTCTCATGAAAGTCATTGCTTTTTCGGCCGCTGTATTTTTGTTGTGGAAATTGCCTTTCTGGAGTGGAAAGGGCTTTGATTTTTATAAAAGCGATATCATCATTTTAGTATTGGCAAATATGGCGTTGTTCGGAACAATTATTTATTACGTGACTTCTGATAAACCACTTTTACGCATCGGAATAATGCCTTTTTTAATGGCGGTATTTCTCGCTGCAAAAGAACCGACCAATAGTTGGGCAAAAGAGTTGTTTGAGTTTTCAGCAATTGGCGGATGGAAGTTTGACTGGTTGTACAAATTTTACTTTCTGAAATATCTGTTCATTATTATTCCCGGAACCTTTGCCGGTGAATTGATGCTTAGAAATAGGAAGCAGGAAAAGTCTGATGTGGATAAACCTGTTAGCACAACAACAGAAAATATACTTGCGATTACCGGAGTTGTTTTGGTGCTGTTGAGTTTGTACGGATTGTTTACACGATTATTATTACTAAATCTGATTACGACGGCCTCATTTTGTATGATCGGATTTTATGTTGTACGACATGTATCAACTACAAATCTTTACAAGCAACTCTTGCATGCGGGTACATACCTATTGCTGTTGGGTTTATTCTTTGAATCCTATGAAGGAGGAATTAAAAAAGATCCTTCTACGTACAGCTATTATTTTGTAACAAGCGGTCTTGCTTTTTTTAGTCTGATCAGTTTTTCAGTGATGAGTAAGCGGCGATTCTTTTCTTCAATAACAAACTATCTTGCCCTGAATGGAAAAAATCCAATGGTTGCTTATGTAGCAGGTAATTTATTGCTGCTGCCTTTACTGCAGCTCACGCAAACAAAACAGTATTGGGATGCAATGAATCAGAATTTCTTTATGGGGTTGATGAAAGGCGTTCTGTTTACGGCAGTGGTGTCGCTCATCACCATCTTTTTTGTGAAGCGGAACTGGTTTTGGAAAACGTAA
- a CDS encoding GH92 family glycosyl hydrolase codes for MRYISVAIALLGLSCNQPSPQLTSFVDPFLGTGGHGHVYPGATVPFGMVQLSPDNGDEGWDWCAGYHYSSKTIAGFSHTHLSGTGIGDWCDISVLPLTDTTAIRNEKIKLPFSHTNESAKPGYYRVQLDNGINAELTATERTGFHRYTFPGKEGWLRFDMGFRINWDASTAGILQLLNDSTIAGYRYSTGWAKGQKVYFAATFSSPIKQHLFIDDSTRNNQTAEGKLVKLALKFATNEPLLVKVSISSVSTEKALAEVKKATEQTFEEVSTAANELWEKELQKIRINTDDKELATKFYTSLYRTCMAPVVHSDVDGAYQTHDNKQLKFTKGKNKYTVFSQWDVFRALNPLFTITQQERLPDMINSMLQLYEDNGLLPVWDLSTWEANTMTGYHSVPIIADAILKDIKGFDYNLAYEAMRKSAFQNQRGTPEYIQYGYLPQDKHGWSVTITLEYAFDDWCIAQVAKKLGKMDDYNLFMQRAMSYKKLFDAQTGFMRSKDSKGKFVEPFDPLLSEHGFEGQYIEGTAWQHSFFVPHDVSGFAQLFGGKEKLIAKLDQLFTAPSELHGENTSADVTGLIGQYAHGNEPSHHIIYMYTALGQPAKAAKWIKVVADSMYKTGPDGLIGNDDCGQMSAWYIWTCLGMYPMNPASGEYLFGYPLINKATIQLPNQKELQINVTRSKEKKESGIERVKLNGKELPVRSITHQQVMNGGTLELFVND; via the coding sequence ATGAGATACATATCAGTTGCAATTGCATTGCTTGGATTATCATGTAATCAACCTTCACCACAACTCACATCGTTTGTTGATCCTTTTCTTGGCACAGGCGGGCATGGGCATGTGTACCCCGGTGCAACAGTTCCGTTTGGTATGGTGCAGTTAAGTCCTGATAATGGTGATGAAGGTTGGGATTGGTGTGCCGGTTATCATTACAGCAGTAAAACCATTGCAGGATTCAGTCATACACATTTAAGCGGTACAGGTATTGGCGATTGGTGCGATATTTCTGTGTTGCCATTAACAGATACAACTGCGATCAGAAACGAAAAGATCAAATTACCATTTTCGCATACAAACGAATCTGCAAAGCCGGGCTATTATCGTGTGCAATTGGATAATGGCATCAATGCTGAATTAACCGCAACAGAACGCACAGGTTTTCATCGCTATACATTTCCCGGTAAAGAGGGTTGGCTGCGATTTGATATGGGCTTCCGTATTAACTGGGACGCAAGCACAGCCGGTATTTTGCAACTGCTGAACGATTCTACAATAGCAGGATATCGTTACAGTACAGGATGGGCTAAAGGACAAAAAGTTTATTTCGCTGCAACTTTCTCATCGCCCATAAAACAGCATTTGTTTATTGATGATTCAACAAGGAACAATCAAACAGCTGAAGGTAAGCTGGTGAAACTTGCATTGAAGTTTGCAACCAATGAACCGTTGCTGGTAAAAGTATCCATCAGTTCTGTGAGCACAGAAAAAGCATTGGCTGAAGTAAAGAAAGCAACTGAACAAACATTTGAAGAAGTAAGCACGGCTGCAAATGAGTTGTGGGAAAAAGAATTACAGAAGATCCGTATCAATACTGATGATAAAGAACTGGCAACAAAATTTTACACATCGCTTTACCGTACCTGTATGGCTCCCGTGGTGCATAGTGACGTCGATGGTGCATATCAAACACACGATAACAAACAACTGAAGTTCACAAAAGGAAAAAACAAGTACACCGTTTTTTCACAATGGGATGTATTCCGGGCATTGAATCCTTTATTCACCATCACGCAACAGGAACGCCTGCCCGATATGATCAACAGCATGCTGCAGTTGTATGAAGACAATGGGCTGTTACCTGTGTGGGATCTCAGCACATGGGAAGCGAATACGATGACCGGCTACCACAGTGTGCCGATTATTGCAGATGCGATATTGAAAGACATCAAAGGATTTGATTACAATCTGGCTTATGAAGCCATGCGCAAAAGTGCTTTTCAAAACCAGAGAGGAACGCCGGAATATATTCAATACGGTTACTTACCACAGGATAAACATGGCTGGAGTGTAACCATTACATTGGAATATGCGTTCGACGATTGGTGTATTGCACAAGTAGCAAAGAAGCTTGGCAAAATGGATGATTACAATCTCTTTATGCAACGTGCCATGAGTTATAAAAAACTGTTTGATGCGCAAACCGGTTTCATGCGCAGCAAAGACAGTAAGGGAAAGTTTGTTGAACCGTTTGATCCGTTGTTAAGTGAACATGGTTTTGAAGGACAATATATTGAAGGCACTGCCTGGCAGCATAGTTTTTTTGTACCACATGATGTAAGTGGTTTTGCACAACTGTTTGGCGGCAAAGAAAAACTCATTGCAAAACTGGATCAGTTGTTTACAGCTCCATCTGAGTTACATGGTGAAAATACGTCGGCTGATGTTACGGGCTTGATCGGTCAGTATGCACATGGTAATGAACCAAGCCATCATATCATTTATATGTACACAGCATTGGGACAACCGGCAAAAGCAGCAAAATGGATCAAAGTTGTTGCAGACAGTATGTATAAAACCGGACCTGATGGTTTAATTGGCAATGATGATTGCGGACAAATGAGTGCCTGGTATATCTGGACATGTCTTGGCATGTATCCCATGAATCCAGCAAGCGGAGAATATCTGTTTGGCTATCCGCTCATCAACAAAGCAACGATTCAGTTACCGAATCAAAAAGAATTACAGATCAACGTTACTCGAAGCAAAGAAAAAAAAGAAAGTGGTATTGAACGTGTAAAACTGAATGGAAAAGAATTACCAGTTCGTTCCATTACGCATCAACAAGTAATGAATGGTGGCACACTTGAACTATTCGTAAATGATTAA